Proteins from a single region of Streptomyces spinoverrucosus:
- a CDS encoding enoyl-CoA hydratase/isomerase family protein: MAGYETLRYEERGGVAWITLDRPQVLHAFDTVMMHEVHRCWSELRANDDVNAVVLTAAGDRAFCTGVDRNAAAIGDADRPRDIGQQGATPLHFDDPGDWLPPKTAGRLWKPVIAAVNGMACAGAFYLLAEADIIIAAEHATFFDPHTTYGMASVFESMMLLQRVPIGEVLRVSLLGAHERMTARRAYEIGLVQEVVRLDDLADAAARVAEAIAAQPARAVQATVRAIWYAQELGYRQALDVGKTLVHLGSDDRDLAEGQALFASGGRIPWRAR; this comes from the coding sequence GTGGCCGGCTACGAAACCCTGCGCTATGAGGAGCGCGGTGGAGTCGCGTGGATCACGCTGGACCGTCCTCAGGTGCTGCACGCCTTCGACACGGTGATGATGCACGAGGTCCATCGGTGCTGGTCGGAACTCCGGGCCAATGACGACGTCAACGCAGTCGTCCTGACCGCCGCCGGCGACCGCGCGTTCTGCACGGGCGTCGATCGGAACGCCGCCGCGATCGGCGACGCGGACCGGCCCCGGGACATCGGGCAGCAGGGTGCGACTCCGCTCCACTTCGACGACCCCGGCGACTGGCTGCCTCCGAAGACCGCGGGCCGGCTGTGGAAGCCCGTGATCGCGGCGGTCAACGGCATGGCCTGCGCAGGCGCCTTCTATCTCCTCGCCGAGGCGGACATCATCATCGCCGCCGAGCACGCGACGTTCTTCGACCCACACACCACGTACGGGATGGCCTCGGTGTTCGAGTCGATGATGCTGCTGCAGCGCGTGCCGATCGGGGAGGTCCTGCGTGTCTCCCTCCTCGGGGCGCACGAGCGGATGACCGCTCGGCGGGCCTATGAGATCGGCCTCGTCCAGGAAGTCGTACGCCTTGACGACCTGGCCGACGCGGCGGCGCGCGTCGCCGAGGCGATCGCCGCACAGCCGGCCCGTGCTGTCCAGGCGACCGTCCGGGCGATCTGGTATGCGCAGGAGCTCGGGTACCGCCAAGCCCTGGACGTGGGCAAGACGCTGGTGCACCTCGGCAGCGACGACAGGGATCTCGCCGAAGGGCAGGCCCTGTTCGCTTCCGGCGGGCGGATCCCGTGGCGAGCGCGCTGA
- a CDS encoding cytochrome P450, with amino-acid sequence MLEYDPFDRLTAHNPFPVYRRLRDEAPVYYNEKHDFWALSRYEDVVAGHLAPEIYSSANGVTLEGQDRGLPFLILKDPPEHTFHRKVAMRMFTPRRVNQLEDFVRETAGRLLDNVMGRDSFDLVQEFSFRLPLDVISELVGIPAEMREQVHLLSDRLAYRGEDGSVSEDAINANIELVGLFSDLIAERRRDPGDDVMSLLMTTPVEEPDGSTRLLEDGELALRFLELAFAGHETVARLIPNGVVALHWYPDQRRELVADPGLIPNAVEEMLRWDPPSHFQGRWTTKDVELHGTVIPKDSRVILITGAAVHDERKYPDPEVFSIHRDIDRHVAFGFGRHLCLGAPLARLEVRVAFEELLKRFPDFGIDESGITRMYNSNVRGLATLPLIAAGGR; translated from the coding sequence ATGCTGGAGTACGACCCCTTCGACCGGCTGACGGCGCACAACCCCTTCCCGGTCTACCGGCGTCTGCGGGACGAGGCACCCGTCTACTACAACGAGAAGCACGACTTCTGGGCCCTTTCGCGCTACGAGGACGTCGTGGCCGGGCATCTCGCGCCGGAGATCTATTCGAGTGCCAACGGCGTCACGTTGGAGGGACAGGACCGAGGTCTGCCGTTCCTCATCCTCAAGGACCCCCCGGAGCACACCTTCCACCGCAAGGTGGCCATGCGCATGTTCACGCCCCGCCGCGTGAACCAGCTCGAGGACTTCGTCCGCGAGACCGCCGGCCGGCTGCTCGACAACGTCATGGGCCGGGACTCCTTCGACCTGGTCCAGGAGTTCTCCTTCCGCCTGCCGCTGGACGTCATCAGCGAGCTCGTCGGCATTCCGGCCGAGATGCGCGAGCAGGTCCATCTGCTGAGCGACCGGCTCGCGTACCGCGGTGAGGACGGTTCGGTCTCCGAGGACGCCATCAACGCCAACATCGAATTGGTCGGCCTGTTCTCGGACCTGATCGCGGAACGCCGCCGCGATCCCGGCGACGACGTCATGTCGCTGCTCATGACCACACCGGTCGAGGAGCCGGACGGGAGCACCCGCCTGCTCGAAGACGGTGAACTGGCTTTGCGATTCCTGGAGTTGGCCTTCGCGGGCCATGAGACGGTGGCCCGGCTCATCCCGAACGGCGTGGTCGCGCTGCACTGGTATCCCGACCAGCGCCGCGAGCTGGTCGCCGACCCCGGCCTGATCCCGAACGCGGTCGAGGAGATGCTCCGCTGGGACCCCCCGTCCCACTTCCAGGGAAGGTGGACGACCAAGGACGTCGAACTGCACGGGACGGTGATCCCCAAGGACTCCCGGGTCATCCTGATCACGGGGGCGGCCGTGCACGACGAGCGCAAGTATCCGGACCCCGAGGTGTTCTCCATCCATCGGGACATCGACCGGCACGTGGCCTTCGGCTTCGGCCGCCACCTGTGTCTCGGCGCGCCGCTGGCGAGACTCGAAGTGCGAGTGGCCTTCGAGGAACTCCTCAAGCGCTTTCCCGACTTCGGCATCGACGAGTCCGGCATCACCCGCATGTACAACAGCAATGTGCGAGGCCTCGCCACCCTTCCGCTCATCGCGGCCGGGGGCCGTTGA
- a CDS encoding SDR family oxidoreductase: protein MTSASNSASAPLSGSRVLLVGASAGIGRALAVHLVRAGAQVVVAARRMAELEKTVAEAVGGHPVRADVRDETDCDRLAREAADRLGRIDFLISSVGVARLRPIAETSLDDWRWAMETNAVGFHQVLRSCLPYLAPNAMAAALSSEAVDQHRAALGAYATSKFALERTLRAWHSEHPELRICRIRVGQTSPTGFGSDFDDEALGKAFEAWANQGLLVDRFMSPDEVAGSLVGLLSVAAAFPSVTVEELTVAPSAAAASFSGTQSGPTPVPSAAAPRD from the coding sequence ATGACGTCTGCGAGCAACAGCGCATCCGCGCCGCTGAGCGGCAGTCGCGTCCTCCTGGTGGGCGCCTCCGCGGGCATCGGGCGCGCCCTCGCCGTACACCTCGTGCGGGCGGGTGCCCAGGTGGTCGTGGCCGCACGGCGGATGGCCGAACTGGAGAAGACCGTCGCAGAGGCGGTCGGCGGCCATCCGGTCCGGGCCGACGTACGTGACGAGACCGACTGCGACCGGCTGGCACGCGAGGCAGCGGACCGGCTCGGCCGGATCGACTTCCTCATCTCCTCCGTCGGAGTGGCCCGTCTGCGGCCCATCGCCGAGACCAGCCTGGACGACTGGCGCTGGGCGATGGAGACCAATGCCGTCGGATTCCACCAGGTCCTGCGGTCGTGCCTGCCGTATCTGGCTCCGAATGCGATGGCGGCCGCGCTGTCCTCGGAGGCCGTCGACCAGCACCGGGCCGCGCTCGGTGCCTACGCCACGAGCAAGTTCGCACTCGAACGCACCCTGCGGGCCTGGCACTCGGAACATCCGGAACTGCGGATCTGCCGCATTCGGGTCGGCCAGACGTCCCCCACCGGGTTCGGGAGCGACTTCGACGACGAGGCGCTCGGCAAAGCCTTCGAGGCATGGGCGAACCAAGGTCTGCTCGTGGACCGCTTCATGTCGCCTGACGAGGTCGCGGGCTCCCTGGTCGGCCTGCTGTCCGTCGCGGCGGCTTTCCCGTCCGTCACGGTCGAGGAGCTGACCGTCGCCCCCTCCGCCGCGGCCGCGTCCTTCTCCGGCACCCAGTCCGGCCCGACGCCCGTGCCCTCCGCGGCAGCGCCACGCGACTAG
- a CDS encoding aldehyde dehydrogenase family protein, whose translation MPQTGRTEPLLIDGRLVSASDGGTFENINPATEEVLGSTADATATDMDAAITAARRAFDETSWSTDPAFRVHCLRQLQAALVKNADQLKADLVAEIGTPVVLTGGPQFDTPVEGIGWFADLAERYDWETDLGEAAAPTGVSRRLLRREPIGVVGAITPWNFPTQINLAKIAPALAAGCTVVLKPAPDSPWAATALGRLVAEETDIPAGVLNVVASSRHEIGHQLAADPRVDMLSFTGSTATGRAVMAAAAENLTKVFLELGGKSALIALDDADPATAAVTAAFHITTHAGQGCAILSRLLVPRAQYEATLTTLVETLRGWPYGDPSDPGNLMGPLISERQRERVLGYIQRGVAEGARITLGGGIPADRTKGWFVEPTVLADVGENDTVAQEEIFGPVLCVIPYDGGDDEAVRIANNSSYGLSGGVISASPERAQSVARRLRVGTVSVNGGNYYGFDVPFGGYRHSGIGRESGVAGFEEYLQIKAVAEGV comes from the coding sequence CGGCACCTTCGAGAACATCAATCCGGCCACGGAGGAGGTCCTCGGATCGACCGCGGATGCCACCGCGACCGACATGGACGCGGCCATCACCGCCGCTCGCCGGGCCTTCGACGAAACGTCCTGGAGCACCGATCCGGCGTTCCGCGTCCACTGCCTGCGCCAACTACAGGCGGCCCTGGTCAAGAACGCGGACCAGCTCAAGGCCGATCTCGTCGCCGAGATCGGGACCCCGGTCGTCCTGACCGGCGGACCCCAGTTCGACACCCCGGTCGAGGGCATCGGCTGGTTCGCCGATCTCGCCGAGCGCTACGACTGGGAGACCGACCTGGGTGAGGCCGCCGCGCCGACCGGAGTGTCGCGCCGACTGCTCCGCCGCGAGCCGATCGGAGTGGTCGGGGCCATCACCCCCTGGAACTTCCCCACCCAGATCAACCTCGCGAAGATCGCACCCGCGCTGGCCGCGGGCTGCACGGTCGTCCTCAAGCCCGCACCCGACAGTCCCTGGGCCGCGACCGCGCTCGGCCGGCTCGTCGCCGAGGAGACCGACATACCCGCCGGCGTCCTCAACGTCGTGGCCTCCTCCCGGCACGAGATCGGCCACCAACTCGCAGCCGACCCCCGGGTCGACATGCTCTCCTTCACCGGATCGACCGCCACCGGCCGGGCCGTGATGGCTGCCGCCGCGGAGAATCTCACCAAGGTGTTCCTCGAACTCGGCGGCAAGTCGGCGCTGATCGCGCTCGACGACGCCGATCCCGCGACGGCCGCCGTCACCGCGGCCTTCCACATCACCACGCACGCGGGCCAGGGCTGCGCGATCCTCTCGCGGCTGCTCGTACCGCGGGCGCAGTACGAGGCGACCCTGACGACGCTGGTGGAGACCCTCCGCGGCTGGCCTTACGGAGATCCTTCCGACCCGGGCAACCTCATGGGCCCGCTGATCAGCGAACGCCAGCGGGAACGCGTACTCGGCTACATCCAACGAGGGGTGGCCGAAGGCGCCCGGATCACGCTGGGCGGTGGGATCCCTGCCGACCGCACCAAGGGCTGGTTCGTCGAGCCCACGGTTCTCGCCGACGTCGGCGAGAACGACACGGTCGCTCAGGAGGAGATCTTCGGTCCGGTTCTCTGTGTGATCCCGTACGACGGCGGTGACGACGAGGCCGTGCGGATCGCCAACAACTCCTCGTACGGGCTGTCCGGCGGCGTGATCAGTGCTTCGCCTGAGCGGGCGCAGTCCGTGGCCCGGCGGCTTCGGGTCGGGACCGTCTCGGTCAACGGCGGTAACTACTACGGCTTCGACGTTCCGTTCGGCGGCTATCGCCACAGCGGTATCGGCCGCGAGAGCGGGGTCGCGGGATTCGAGGAGTATCTGCAGATCAAGGCCGTGGCGGAAGGGGTCTGA